In a genomic window of Asticcacaulis sp.:
- a CDS encoding TonB-dependent receptor, producing the protein MKFKRHILMTSAAATLALGLSMGVHAYAQDAADGAAPADDTTVVVTGIRKSLQSALKQKRNADRVEEVITAEDIGKFPDKNVADSLARATGVNVVTGSANAGGFGENERISIRGTDPNLNLTLMDGHNMATGDWFVLDQTNAGRSFNYTMLPSEVVGSVEVIKASSADLPEGGVGGTVDVHVRKPLDMPANSFALSAQGMYATLADKWEPNISGMYSWKNDGHTLGILVGAYYEAREFRRDGQEVLGYNDVANFAGSGQTMAVPSLIGSAYFTQKRVREGGNFMVQWKPSDTLEFDFSGLYTHLEANNENHNFMLWGSKLSATTPTAYTTATNAADSGKTYVTSASWDASATTSSIVQDDIFRQAHSDSYDLNVDMTWHPTDKWAIKGQLGFTSGNGITDDTAAWETYWNNVGASYDLGKVTQVAFNGLPSDPTSAAYLNNNFSWSWGGTIKAPDREAYAKIDVAYDLGDDLVRQIKFGARATDHYHGLDYLAYSWGGNGAYSGTNTVGLGTVFTGDVTPSDYGDGLPGSIPGYSFANGDAVYKFLDENNGGRKFGFYAPASFAVREKSEAYYVMAKLGGDKWRGDVGLRAVHTDTTAIQYTTNVPVGTPTIPSVFGAYAEVDTENKYWDILPSANFTYRPSDELVFRAGAASVMSRPGYAQLAGAFTVDSTNFKGTAGGNPTLMPFRAWQYNAGVEYYYGPEALVSFTLFDLQISNFTTQEKFYQYLITEQTQLNHDNDPVAYPDPGAVFEMTGPTNGGGAKDAGFEFNLQQPLAYGFGFIFNYTYSNARKNDGSALDGNSENTANLTGYFENEKISTRLAYNYRSKFVSGLDRGAAMWQDNYGTLDGSFSYNLSDHIALTVDAQNLLHEKLYYFVGSPQFPRAIYDNGQSFYVGARFKY; encoded by the coding sequence ATGAAATTCAAACGTCATATTCTCATGACCAGCGCGGCGGCTACACTGGCGCTTGGTCTGTCTATGGGCGTCCACGCCTATGCCCAGGATGCGGCAGACGGGGCCGCGCCGGCTGATGACACCACCGTCGTCGTCACCGGTATCCGCAAATCATTGCAATCGGCGCTGAAGCAAAAGCGCAATGCCGACCGCGTCGAAGAAGTCATCACTGCGGAAGATATCGGCAAGTTCCCGGACAAGAACGTCGCTGACTCATTGGCACGCGCTACCGGCGTCAACGTCGTTACCGGCTCGGCCAATGCCGGCGGTTTCGGTGAGAATGAACGCATCTCGATCCGCGGCACCGATCCAAACCTCAACCTGACCTTAATGGACGGTCACAATATGGCGACCGGCGACTGGTTCGTGCTTGATCAGACCAACGCTGGACGTTCGTTCAACTACACCATGCTGCCTTCGGAAGTTGTCGGCTCAGTGGAAGTTATCAAAGCATCTTCGGCTGATTTGCCAGAAGGTGGTGTTGGCGGAACAGTCGACGTTCACGTGCGCAAGCCGCTTGATATGCCCGCCAACAGCTTTGCGCTGTCGGCTCAAGGCATGTATGCGACACTTGCCGATAAGTGGGAGCCCAACATCTCCGGCATGTACAGCTGGAAGAATGACGGCCATACTCTGGGCATTCTCGTCGGTGCCTATTACGAAGCGCGGGAATTCCGTCGTGATGGTCAGGAAGTTCTTGGCTACAATGACGTAGCCAACTTCGCTGGAAGCGGCCAGACCATGGCTGTTCCTTCTCTGATCGGATCCGCATACTTCACCCAGAAGCGCGTCCGCGAAGGCGGTAACTTCATGGTGCAGTGGAAACCGTCCGATACGCTCGAATTTGATTTCTCCGGTCTCTATACCCACTTGGAGGCCAATAACGAGAACCATAATTTCATGCTGTGGGGCTCAAAGCTTTCGGCTACAACGCCGACCGCCTACACCACGGCCACCAATGCGGCGGATAGCGGCAAGACGTACGTAACGTCAGCAAGTTGGGATGCATCGGCGACAACCAGCTCCATTGTCCAGGATGATATTTTCCGTCAGGCTCATTCTGATTCCTATGACCTGAATGTCGATATGACATGGCACCCGACCGACAAATGGGCGATCAAGGGGCAACTGGGCTTCACTTCCGGTAACGGTATTACCGACGACACGGCCGCTTGGGAAACCTACTGGAACAATGTCGGCGCCAGCTATGACCTCGGCAAGGTCACGCAGGTTGCCTTTAATGGCTTGCCCAGCGACCCGACTTCGGCGGCTTACCTGAACAATAATTTCAGTTGGTCCTGGGGCGGCACCATCAAGGCGCCAGATCGTGAAGCCTATGCCAAGATCGATGTGGCCTATGACCTGGGTGACGACCTTGTACGTCAAATCAAGTTCGGTGCCCGTGCTACCGATCACTATCATGGCCTGGACTACCTTGCCTATTCGTGGGGCGGTAACGGTGCCTACAGTGGTACCAATACAGTCGGTCTGGGCACAGTATTCACAGGCGATGTAACGCCGAGCGACTATGGTGATGGCCTGCCGGGTTCCATTCCAGGCTATTCCTTCGCCAATGGAGACGCGGTATACAAATTCCTGGATGAAAACAATGGCGGTCGCAAGTTCGGATTCTATGCGCCGGCTTCGTTTGCTGTCCGTGAAAAGTCAGAAGCTTATTATGTGATGGCCAAACTGGGGGGCGACAAGTGGCGTGGTGACGTGGGCTTGCGCGCTGTTCATACGGACACGACCGCCATCCAGTACACCACCAACGTTCCCGTCGGCACGCCGACGATACCGAGCGTCTTCGGTGCCTACGCCGAAGTGGATACGGAGAACAAGTACTGGGATATCCTGCCCAGCGCCAACTTCACCTACAGGCCCTCGGATGAACTGGTTTTCCGTGCCGGCGCCGCAAGTGTCATGAGTCGGCCGGGCTACGCGCAACTGGCCGGCGCCTTTACGGTCGATAGCACCAACTTCAAGGGCACGGCAGGAGGGAACCCTACGCTCATGCCATTCCGTGCCTGGCAATACAATGCCGGTGTCGAATACTACTATGGGCCGGAAGCCCTGGTTTCCTTCACGCTGTTTGACCTCCAGATTTCGAACTTCACCACCCAGGAAAAGTTCTATCAATATCTGATCACGGAGCAGACCCAGTTGAACCACGACAACGATCCGGTTGCCTATCCAGATCCTGGCGCAGTATTTGAAATGACCGGGCCAACCAACGGCGGCGGCGCCAAGGATGCGGGTTTTGAGTTTAACCTGCAACAACCGCTCGCTTACGGATTCGGCTTCATTTTTAACTACACTTATTCCAATGCAAGGAAGAATGACGGCTCGGCCCTGGATGGCAATTCTGAGAACACGGCCAACCTGACCGGCTACTTCGAAAATGAAAAGATCAGCACGCGTCTGGCCTATAATTACCGCTCCAAGTTCGTCTCCGGTCTCGATCGGGGTGCGGCCATGTGGCAGGACAACTACGGTACGCTAGACGGTTCGTTCAGCTATAATCTCAGCGATCACATCGCTCTGACCGTGGACGCTCAGAACCTTCTGCACGAAAAATTGTACTATTTCGTGGGTTCGCCGCAATTCCCGCGCGCCATCTACGACAACGGCCAATCCTTCTATGTTGGCGCTCGCTTCAAGTACTAA
- a CDS encoding family 20 glycosylhydrolase, which produces MAAPPALTPVPAQMTVGEGAFSLSNATKIYVPAGDAELMGVANWLRDTVKETRGLTLEISQAVPAEGEKDIRLNRIQTLVAEDNEAYHLTVTDGGVTIGAVSRAGAFYGAVTLWQLATPDSAKGTVDLPAVSIFDTPRFKWRGLMIDSVRHFQSPEEIKRIIDGMASQKLNVLQWHLTDDQGWRLEIRAYPDLTAKTAFRQEAGAAGVDGHGKPLMYGGFYTQDQARDIVAYAAARNITVVPEIDVPGHATAAITAYPELGTEGTPPKQGLSDWGVYPNLYNVKDSTFTFIDTVLDEVMDIFPSQYIHVGGDEAIKPQWEASPEIQAKMKELGLKNEMELQSWFIGRVGQHLTEKGRRLIGWDEILEGGIAPDATVMSWRGIDGAVAAAKLGHDTVLSPAPVLYLNHRQSGSPDEPPGRGQIITLKDAYEFNPAPDEIAPEARKHILGLQGNIWTEHARTDERVERQVFPRMVAFAEIGWSAPDVRSWQGFTERLPADLNRLTTLGIRYDQAPFDAQLSLAPAGAAKVTATLSKDLELGEMHYATGGSAPTTKSPVYTEPLTLPLGTKLTTQTFLNGQPLGQAKSYLLTRPLLETRVSQQLETCAGKLVLNLEDDSTDFKGDRAVILMDILNPCWIWRKADTSKGFDVTVHVADFPFNFQLGNHPDPVKVDTPTTPEGEFNIHLDSCDGPLVAALPMGKAVRRGGVNELHGQIPAATGSHDLCLTFAQKAPPVQWALKDIRLSPK; this is translated from the coding sequence ATGGCGGCCCCGCCGGCCCTGACACCTGTGCCGGCACAGATGACGGTGGGAGAAGGCGCATTTTCGCTCAGTAATGCCACGAAGATTTATGTGCCGGCCGGTGATGCCGAACTGATGGGTGTCGCCAACTGGCTGCGCGATACCGTGAAAGAGACGCGCGGCCTGACGCTGGAAATCAGTCAGGCCGTGCCGGCTGAGGGTGAGAAAGACATCCGGCTCAACCGCATCCAGACCCTGGTGGCCGAGGATAATGAAGCCTATCATCTGACTGTCACGGATGGCGGTGTGACGATTGGGGCCGTCAGCCGCGCCGGCGCCTTTTATGGCGCGGTGACCCTGTGGCAACTGGCGACGCCGGACAGCGCAAAAGGGACGGTGGACCTGCCGGCCGTAAGCATTTTCGATACGCCGCGTTTCAAATGGCGCGGGCTGATGATCGATTCCGTCCGCCATTTCCAGTCACCCGAAGAGATCAAGCGGATCATAGACGGCATGGCCTCGCAAAAGCTCAATGTCCTGCAATGGCACCTGACCGACGACCAGGGCTGGCGGCTGGAGATCAGGGCCTATCCCGACCTGACGGCAAAGACCGCTTTCCGTCAGGAAGCCGGTGCGGCGGGCGTGGATGGGCACGGCAAACCGCTGATGTATGGCGGGTTCTACACGCAGGATCAGGCGCGCGATATTGTGGCCTATGCTGCCGCACGTAACATCACCGTGGTGCCCGAAATCGATGTGCCCGGCCACGCCACCGCCGCGATAACGGCCTATCCCGAGTTGGGCACGGAAGGCACGCCGCCGAAGCAGGGGCTGTCGGACTGGGGCGTCTATCCCAATCTGTACAACGTCAAGGACAGCACCTTCACCTTTATCGATACGGTGCTGGACGAGGTGATGGATATCTTCCCCAGCCAATATATCCATGTCGGCGGCGATGAGGCGATCAAGCCGCAATGGGAAGCCAGTCCCGAGATTCAGGCGAAGATGAAGGAACTCGGCCTGAAGAACGAGATGGAGCTCCAAAGCTGGTTCATCGGCCGTGTTGGTCAGCACCTGACGGAAAAGGGTCGCCGTCTGATCGGCTGGGACGAGATACTCGAAGGCGGTATCGCGCCGGATGCCACGGTCATGAGCTGGCGCGGCATCGATGGCGCGGTGGCGGCGGCGAAGCTGGGCCATGATACGGTGCTGTCGCCGGCACCGGTGCTCTATCTCAATCACCGGCAGAGCGGATCGCCCGACGAGCCGCCGGGGCGCGGTCAGATCATCACCCTGAAGGACGCCTATGAGTTCAATCCGGCGCCGGACGAGATTGCACCTGAAGCCCGCAAGCATATTCTCGGCCTCCAGGGTAATATCTGGACCGAACATGCGCGCACCGATGAGCGCGTCGAGCGGCAGGTTTTTCCGCGTATGGTGGCCTTTGCCGAAATCGGCTGGAGTGCGCCTGATGTGCGCTCGTGGCAGGGCTTTACCGAACGCCTGCCGGCTGATCTCAACCGCCTGACCACGCTGGGCATTCGCTATGACCAGGCGCCGTTCGATGCGCAATTGTCGCTGGCCCCGGCAGGCGCGGCGAAAGTGACGGCCACCTTGAGCAAAGACCTGGAACTGGGCGAGATGCATTATGCCACCGGTGGTTCTGCGCCTACGACCAAGTCGCCCGTTTATACTGAACCTCTCACCCTGCCGCTCGGTACGAAGCTGACCACCCAGACCTTCCTGAACGGCCAGCCGCTGGGGCAAGCGAAGAGCTATCTCCTGACCCGGCCGTTGCTGGAAACGCGCGTCAGCCAGCAACTGGAAACCTGTGCCGGCAAGCTGGTGCTCAACCTCGAAGACGACAGTACGGATTTCAAGGGCGACCGCGCGGTGATCCTGATGGATATCCTCAATCCCTGCTGGATATGGCGCAAGGCCGATACGTCAAAAGGCTTTGATGTCACGGTCCATGTTGCCGACTTCCCGTTCAACTTCCAGCTTGGCAATCACCCCGATCCGGTCAAGGTCGATACGCCGACAACGCCGGAGGGCGAATTCAATATCCATCTCGATAGCTGCGACGGCCCGCTTGTTGCCGCCCTGCCGATGGGAAAGGCGGTCAGGCGCGGCGGCGTGAATGAACTGCACGGTCAGATACCGGCTGCGACGGGTTCGCATGACCTCTGCCTGACCTTCGCGCAAAAAGCGCCGCCGGTGCAGTGGGCGCTGAAAGATATCCGCCTCAGTCCGAAATAG
- a CDS encoding copper homeostasis protein CutC: protein MSNDLHIPLSGPLLEVVVDTAAGLRTAVDNGADRVELVAALSEGGLTPSVGLMKLGGECGCPTRAMIRPRAGDFTYTADELHIMHSDIVAAASCGLEGVVLGANLTSGALDEAALKSLVVHAKAHGLAVAMHRGFDLVPDPAEALEIAISLGIDTLLTSGGGQTAAEGVEGLATLVAQAAGRIEILAGKGITAENVGTILDAGVSAIHASCNAPIPPHDSRAFALGYVNANMRDTDARSVAHLKSILTTRGEPDERAFPHQNLRCRESA from the coding sequence ATGTCAAACGACCTGCACATTCCGCTATCCGGGCCGCTGCTGGAAGTCGTGGTCGATACGGCGGCCGGACTGCGCACGGCCGTCGATAACGGTGCCGATCGTGTCGAACTGGTGGCGGCCCTTTCCGAAGGCGGCCTGACTCCGTCGGTGGGCCTGATGAAACTGGGTGGCGAATGCGGCTGTCCGACGCGGGCCATGATCCGGCCACGCGCCGGTGATTTCACCTATACCGCCGACGAATTGCATATCATGCATAGCGATATCGTGGCCGCCGCGTCATGCGGGCTCGAAGGGGTCGTTCTGGGCGCCAACCTGACTTCGGGGGCGCTGGACGAAGCCGCGCTGAAAAGTCTGGTGGTTCATGCCAAGGCGCATGGCCTGGCCGTCGCCATGCATCGCGGTTTCGATCTCGTACCTGATCCTGCGGAAGCCTTGGAAATCGCCATATCACTGGGCATCGACACCCTTCTGACCTCCGGCGGCGGCCAGACGGCTGCGGAAGGCGTGGAAGGTCTGGCCACCCTTGTTGCGCAAGCGGCTGGCCGTATTGAAATCCTCGCAGGCAAGGGCATTACCGCCGAGAACGTCGGCACCATCCTCGACGCGGGTGTCTCCGCTATCCATGCCTCTTGCAACGCCCCAATCCCGCCGCACGATAGCCGCGCCTTCGCGCTCGGCTATGTCAATGCCAATATGCGCGATACCGACGCCCGGTCGGTGGCGCATCTGAAGTCCATCCTGACCACCAGGGGAGAGCCTGATGAACGCGCCTTCCCGCACCAAAACCTACGCTGCCGCGAAAGTGCCTGA
- a CDS encoding glycoside hydrolase family 92 protein, whose translation MPEGRTLTIRAEEAETKPYIASVTWQGRPWSRSWISHADLIQGGELVFVMSDKPNPAFGFDITDRPPSFQFS comes from the coding sequence CTGCCGGAAGGCCGCACGCTGACCATTCGCGCCGAGGAGGCCGAGACCAAGCCTTATATTGCAAGCGTCACCTGGCAGGGCCGGCCGTGGTCGCGGTCATGGATCAGTCACGCCGACCTGATACAGGGCGGCGAACTGGTGTTCGTGATGTCGGATAAACCCAATCCAGCCTTTGGCTTCGATATTACCGACCGGCCGCCGTCTTTTCAGTTTAGTTGA
- a CDS encoding ATPase — translation MNTPDSHLQLFAGVDGGGTKCRVRVRDAEGVLLGEAEGGPANIRLGLNMVWANILGALDQALVQGGRTSGEWQNISIGLGLAGISAREDAERTIKAGPRFGRCDASSDAHTACLGAFSGRDGAILISGTGSAAYAWVGHKATQIGGWGFEVCDNGSAADLGRRALRAALEGHDGLASQSDFTRALIQHFGGHPSDIVHWVTTAKPRDYGALAPLIMGFANGGDAVAEALVQHGADDLARYIHRLNEVGAQKVSLVGGMAPIFLPWIAPKARACLAEAEHDALEGALLMAHGVSNGLGETVSV, via the coding sequence ATGAATACTCCCGATTCCCACCTCCAGCTTTTCGCCGGCGTCGATGGCGGCGGCACCAAGTGCCGCGTCCGCGTGCGCGATGCCGAAGGCGTCCTGCTGGGCGAGGCCGAGGGAGGGCCGGCCAATATCCGCCTCGGCCTGAATATGGTGTGGGCCAATATCCTTGGCGCGTTGGATCAGGCCCTGGTTCAGGGCGGGCGCACCTCCGGCGAGTGGCAGAATATCAGCATCGGCTTAGGGTTGGCCGGAATCTCCGCGCGGGAAGACGCCGAACGCACGATTAAGGCTGGCCCGCGCTTCGGCCGCTGCGATGCCTCTTCCGATGCCCATACCGCCTGCCTCGGCGCCTTTTCCGGCCGTGACGGCGCCATACTCATCTCCGGCACCGGCAGCGCCGCCTATGCCTGGGTCGGCCACAAAGCCACCCAGATCGGCGGCTGGGGTTTCGAGGTCTGCGACAATGGTTCCGCCGCCGATCTCGGCCGCAGGGCCCTTCGCGCCGCGCTCGAAGGTCATGACGGCCTGGCGTCGCAAAGCGATTTCACCCGTGCCCTGATCCAGCATTTCGGCGGCCATCCATCTGATATCGTCCACTGGGTCACCACCGCCAAGCCGCGCGACTATGGCGCCCTGGCCCCGCTGATCATGGGCTTTGCCAATGGTGGCGATGCCGTGGCCGAGGCGCTGGTCCAGCACGGCGCCGATGACCTGGCGCGCTACATCCATCGCCTGAACGAAGTCGGCGCCCAGAAGGTCTCTCTGGTCGGCGGCATGGCCCCCATCTTCCTGCCGTGGATCGCCCCCAAGGCCCGCGCCTGCCTGGCCGAGGCCGAACACGACGCCTTGGAAGGCGCTCTGCTGATGGCCCACGGGGTCAGTAATGGCCTGGGTGAAACGGTGAGCGTCTGA
- a CDS encoding sugar MFS transporter yields MPTPGPVTAANAPQTTPWGAVLMFCGLFAIFGFVTWLNGPLITFSKLAFSLSDVEAFLVPSVFYLSYFFLALPSAFILRKTGMKAGMALGLLLMAVGAAGFGQFASMRMFPPTLVSLFVIGAGLSLLQTASNPYISVLGPIESGAQRIALLGIFNKLAGAAAPFVIGTLILNGIGQMQAQVDAAPTTAARELLLNAFAARIHLPYLVMGAFLAVIAFLVYKSPLPNISDDANPGTGKGFWAALPQMFFGFLAIFFYVGVEVMAGDAVGTYGNGFNLPLDKTIFFTSYTMVGMLIGYICGLIAIPRFISQERYLVFSAVLGILFSIGAFLTKDYVSVAFVFALGFANAMMWPAIFPLGIRGLGKLTEFGAAFLVMGIIGGAAIPQLFAHLKDQYSFQLVFLCLMVPCYAYILLFGLVAGRKSKAAAIPVDAPTDV; encoded by the coding sequence ATGCCGACACCTGGACCTGTAACAGCCGCGAACGCACCACAGACCACGCCATGGGGCGCTGTTCTGATGTTCTGCGGCCTGTTCGCCATCTTCGGCTTTGTCACCTGGCTGAATGGCCCGCTGATCACCTTCTCCAAGCTGGCCTTTAGTTTAAGCGACGTCGAAGCCTTCCTGGTGCCGTCGGTCTTTTACCTGTCCTATTTCTTCCTGGCCCTGCCCTCGGCCTTTATCCTGCGCAAGACCGGCATGAAGGCCGGCATGGCGCTCGGACTGCTGCTGATGGCGGTGGGCGCCGCCGGCTTCGGCCAGTTCGCCTCCATGCGGATGTTCCCGCCGACGCTGGTGTCGCTGTTCGTCATCGGCGCCGGGCTATCCCTGCTGCAAACCGCCTCCAACCCCTATATCTCCGTGCTGGGGCCCATTGAATCGGGCGCGCAACGCATCGCGCTTCTGGGCATCTTCAACAAGCTGGCCGGCGCCGCCGCGCCCTTCGTCATCGGCACCCTGATCCTCAACGGCATCGGCCAGATGCAGGCCCAGGTCGATGCCGCGCCCACCACCGCCGCCCGCGAACTGCTGCTCAATGCCTTTGCCGCCCGCATCCACCTGCCCTATCTGGTCATGGGCGCCTTCCTCGCGGTGATTGCCTTCCTGGTCTACAAGTCGCCCCTGCCCAATATCAGCGATGACGCCAATCCCGGCACCGGCAAGGGCTTCTGGGCCGCCCTGCCGCAGATGTTCTTCGGCTTCCTCGCCATCTTCTTCTATGTCGGTGTCGAGGTCATGGCCGGTGATGCTGTCGGCACCTATGGCAACGGCTTCAACCTGCCGCTCGACAAGACCATCTTCTTCACCAGCTACACCATGGTCGGCATGTTGATCGGCTATATCTGCGGCCTGATCGCCATTCCGCGCTTCATAAGCCAGGAACGCTACCTCGTCTTCTCGGCCGTGCTCGGCATCCTGTTCAGCATCGGCGCCTTCCTTACTAAGGACTACGTCTCCGTCGCCTTCGTCTTCGCGCTCGGTTTCGCCAATGCCATGATGTGGCCGGCCATCTTCCCGCTCGGCATCCGCGGCCTGGGCAAGCTGACCGAGTTCGGTGCGGCCTTCCTCGTCATGGGCATTATCGGCGGCGCGGCCATCCCGCAACTGTTCGCTCATCTCAAGGATCAGTACAGTTTCCAGCTCGTCTTCCTTTGCCTCATGGTCCCCTGTTACGCCTATATCCTCCTGTTCGGACTGGTGGCGGGACGCAAGAGCAAGGCCGCGGCAATACCTGTGGACGCGCCGACGGACGTCTGA
- a CDS encoding GntR family transcriptional regulator: MSFAETIGRLAKDDPAPLYLQLQRALRDAIQSRQLHQDDAIPPERDLAEEFDVSRITVRKAIDGLVSEGLLTRRRGAGTFVASRVEKSFSKLSSFSEDMISRGRKPHSEWVSKSAGAVTPEESLSLGLSPGALVYRFHRVRYADNTTMALEYSTIPGYCLASPEAVTSSLYDALEKTGHRPVRALQRLRAVAFLPEQAERLGVKPGDPGLFIERRGFLQDGRAAEFTQSYYRGDAYDVVAELNDIS; this comes from the coding sequence ATGTCGTTTGCCGAAACCATAGGCCGCCTGGCCAAGGATGACCCCGCGCCCTTGTATCTGCAATTGCAGCGTGCCCTGCGTGACGCCATTCAGAGCCGGCAACTACACCAAGACGATGCCATTCCGCCGGAACGTGACCTGGCCGAGGAATTCGATGTGTCACGCATCACCGTGCGAAAGGCGATCGACGGCCTCGTCTCGGAGGGCCTTCTGACCCGCCGTCGCGGCGCCGGCACTTTCGTGGCCTCACGCGTCGAGAAAAGCTTCTCCAAATTGTCCTCCTTCTCGGAAGACATGATCTCGCGTGGCCGCAAGCCGCATTCGGAATGGGTGTCGAAATCCGCCGGCGCGGTCACACCGGAAGAATCCCTTTCGCTGGGCCTGTCGCCCGGTGCCCTGGTTTACCGCTTCCACCGCGTCCGCTATGCCGACAACACCACCATGGCGCTCGAGTATTCGACCATCCCCGGCTATTGCCTGGCCTCACCGGAAGCCGTCACCAGTTCGCTTTATGACGCGCTGGAAAAAACCGGCCACCGACCGGTGCGCGCCCTGCAACGCCTGCGCGCCGTCGCCTTCCTGCCGGAACAGGCCGAGCGCCTCGGCGTCAAGCCAGGCGATCCGGGCCTCTTCATCGAACGCCGCGGCTTCCTCCAGGATGGCCGCGCCGCAGAATTCACCCAGTCCTATTATCGCGGAGACGCCTACGACGTGGTCGCGGAACTCAACGATATAAGCTGA
- a CDS encoding sulfotransferase: protein MTASPHPLVLKGRQAFQAGDLSGALSLCGMRLNEAPDDGDALELKAVIQSARKDFRAAEATMRQAIAYDPASDWALNDLTQLLHSQGHKAEAETAARAALIARPEDPQSHLQLAVILGEKDDLPAAEYHNRRALELAGPHPQILVNLGLTLYNQGRIDEALPALMEAHRLQPDSAQIMAHISRAYEAKRDMADAYIWLERAEALGKRTGEDFTLLRALYLRHADQPKQALELIEQSKDAPGAPALLERAVLLDKLGRHDEAMQGFVTAKARLASDMGVRYDAAKVTAEFAALKTFFTAETVSRLPKAGIRRDTPQPIFILGFPRSGTTMIEQMLTAHPDVSAGGELPFVHEWQKLIDDLLPGDQPFPQRLAQSQAADYRHMPGLLRDYYLGRAETYGLLGENKRLFTDKMPLNDVHLPLIRLAFPEAAIIRMIRHPLDVAISMLSHNLTHGYNSGYRLETIIAHMVAMHDLNSHYDGALGHPALNLKYEQFVAEQKGHTLRVLGHIGLGFHEACLRFHTNPRHAPTPSYAQVSKPLNDRSIGRWKPYARYFAPYMDRIGPVIEALGYEAPISD, encoded by the coding sequence TTGACCGCATCGCCCCATCCGCTTGTTCTCAAGGGCCGACAGGCATTTCAGGCCGGTGATCTTTCCGGTGCGCTCAGTCTGTGCGGAATGCGCCTAAATGAGGCTCCAGACGATGGCGATGCGCTCGAACTCAAGGCGGTTATCCAGTCCGCCCGTAAGGATTTTCGCGCCGCCGAAGCCACCATGCGGCAAGCGATCGCTTACGACCCGGCCAGCGACTGGGCACTGAATGACCTGACGCAACTGCTGCATTCTCAAGGTCATAAGGCGGAGGCCGAAACCGCCGCCCGCGCCGCCCTCATCGCCCGGCCGGAAGATCCGCAGTCGCATCTGCAACTGGCCGTTATTCTCGGTGAAAAGGACGACCTCCCCGCCGCCGAATATCATAATCGCCGCGCCCTCGAACTGGCCGGCCCGCACCCGCAGATCCTCGTCAATCTCGGCCTGACGCTTTATAATCAGGGCCGGATTGATGAAGCCCTGCCCGCGCTCATGGAGGCCCATCGCCTGCAGCCAGATTCGGCGCAGATCATGGCGCATATTTCCCGCGCCTATGAGGCCAAACGCGACATGGCCGATGCCTATATCTGGCTGGAACGCGCCGAAGCACTCGGCAAGCGCACCGGCGAGGACTTCACCCTGCTGCGCGCCCTTTACCTGCGTCATGCCGACCAGCCGAAGCAGGCCCTGGAACTGATCGAACAATCGAAGGATGCACCGGGCGCCCCCGCCCTGCTGGAACGCGCGGTTTTACTCGACAAGCTGGGCCGCCATGACGAGGCCATGCAGGGCTTTGTCACTGCCAAGGCGCGCCTGGCCAGCGATATGGGCGTGCGCTATGACGCCGCTAAAGTGACCGCAGAATTTGCCGCGCTCAAAACCTTTTTCACGGCGGAAACGGTCTCGCGTCTGCCGAAAGCCGGAATCCGCAGAGATACGCCGCAGCCGATCTTCATCCTGGGCTTTCCGCGGTCGGGCACCACCATGATAGAGCAGATGCTGACTGCCCATCCCGATGTCAGCGCCGGCGGTGAACTGCCGTTTGTGCATGAATGGCAAAAGCTGATCGATGACCTCCTGCCCGGCGACCAGCCTTTTCCGCAACGGCTGGCTCAGAGCCAGGCTGCCGATTACCGCCATATGCCCGGCTTGCTGCGTGACTATTATCTCGGCCGGGCCGAAACCTATGGCCTCCTGGGCGAAAACAAGCGCTTATTCACCGACAAGATGCCGCTCAATGATGTCCACTTGCCGCTGATCCGCCTGGCCTTTCCCGAGGCTGCGATCATCCGCATGATCCGTCATCCGCTCGATGTCGCCATCTCCATGCTGTCGCATAACCTGACGCACGGCTACAATTCAGGCTACCGGCTGGAGACCATCATCGCCCATATGGTGGCGATGCATGATCTCAACAGCCATTATGACGGGGCGCTCGGCCATCCGGCGCTGAACCTGAAATACGAACAGTTCGTGGCGGAGCAAAAAGGCCATACCCTGCGCGTGCTGGGTCATATCGGCCTGGGTTTTCACGAAGCCTGCCTGCGCTTCCATACCAATCCGCGCCATGCCCCTACCCCCTCTTATGCGCAGGTATCGAAGCCACTCAATGACCGCTCGATCGGCCGCTGGAAACCCTATGCGCGTTATTTCGCTCCCTACATGGATCGGATCGGTCCCGTGATTGAAGCGCTGGGATATGAGGCGCCTATTTCGGACTGA